The proteins below are encoded in one region of Streptomyces marianii:
- a CDS encoding MFS transporter codes for MSSEKPSLPARPYGSKRRPRTLLAAYLGLFVVNVNVLITYVGLFDIQRRLGMGESDLQWLVGVYSIGMASATMISATLADVYGRKIVYAVSLSVYVACSLVAATTSSVLVLVVARGVQGVSAAAVIVTSLALVSRVSTTPEARTKAVGTWVAVGSVAVAMGPPVGGILVQFMGWRALFFATVPLCVVVLVITLRWASESQDVCIRRFDWTGQFFFITTVASLAFVMIQGPSFGWRSSVTLSLLGLSVLGFLAFVVRESRARYPMLDVSLFRSRLYSLAVATVFFAAFCNEGAFFVVMQYYRSIREYSPVAVGFLVLPFAAGYAAVALRAARLRRRFGLRRLLLSGQAGLLLGLLTMVFGFPVGRGTVLLGMAVVGMASALVITPVVALVLEVMPPDRSGMASGIVNTQQPLGGAMSFAALGTVMTVWLGVTLGRDIEQVIPDPAESIGASREIILHADPHTHVSMSAPGAQIRHFDARLADIAERNFIQAGQVSLGVAALIAAAVLAVLFAAFPGDADRP; via the coding sequence ATGTCGTCCGAAAAGCCTTCCCTGCCGGCCCGCCCCTATGGGAGCAAACGCCGGCCGAGAACTCTCCTCGCGGCATATCTCGGGCTGTTCGTCGTCAATGTCAACGTCCTGATCACCTACGTCGGGCTCTTCGACATACAGCGTCGTCTGGGCATGGGGGAATCCGACCTGCAATGGCTCGTGGGGGTCTACAGCATCGGTATGGCGTCGGCCACGATGATCAGCGCCACACTGGCGGACGTCTACGGCAGGAAAATCGTCTACGCGGTGAGCCTGAGCGTCTATGTCGCGTGCTCGCTGGTCGCCGCCACAACGTCAAGCGTGCTCGTCCTGGTGGTGGCGAGAGGAGTTCAGGGGGTTTCGGCCGCTGCGGTCATTGTCACCTCGCTCGCCCTTGTGAGCAGGGTGAGCACCACCCCGGAGGCGAGAACGAAGGCTGTCGGAACCTGGGTTGCCGTGGGAAGCGTGGCAGTGGCCATGGGGCCGCCCGTGGGAGGAATCCTGGTTCAGTTCATGGGCTGGCGCGCCCTCTTCTTCGCTACGGTTCCGCTGTGCGTCGTCGTGCTGGTCATCACACTCCGCTGGGCGTCCGAATCACAAGACGTGTGCATCCGCAGATTTGACTGGACGGGCCAGTTCTTCTTCATCACGACAGTGGCGTCACTGGCCTTCGTGATGATCCAGGGGCCGTCCTTCGGATGGCGCTCGAGTGTCACGCTCTCGCTGCTCGGGCTGAGTGTGCTGGGATTCCTCGCCTTTGTGGTCCGTGAATCGCGTGCCCGTTATCCCATGCTCGACGTCTCGCTGTTCCGTAGCCGGTTGTACTCGCTCGCCGTGGCCACGGTGTTTTTCGCTGCCTTCTGCAACGAAGGGGCGTTCTTCGTCGTGATGCAGTACTACCGCAGTATTCGAGAGTATTCCCCAGTGGCGGTCGGGTTCCTCGTCCTTCCGTTCGCCGCCGGATATGCGGCGGTCGCTCTGAGGGCCGCAAGGCTGCGGAGGAGATTCGGCCTGCGGCGCTTGCTCCTGTCCGGTCAGGCGGGTCTGCTGCTCGGTCTGCTCACCATGGTGTTCGGCTTTCCCGTGGGCAGAGGCACGGTCCTGCTCGGCATGGCCGTCGTCGGTATGGCTTCGGCCCTGGTCATCACTCCGGTTGTGGCACTGGTGCTGGAGGTCATGCCGCCGGACCGGTCGGGCATGGCGTCCGGAATCGTGAACACCCAGCAACCTCTCGGCGGGGCGATGAGCTTCGCCGCACTCGGCACGGTGATGACCGTGTGGCTGGGAGTCACCCTCGGCAGGGACATCGAGCAGGTGATTCCCGATCCGGCCGAGAGCATCGGCGCCAGCCGGGAGATCATTCTGCACGCGGATCCACACACGCATGTGTCGATGAGCGCCCCCGGCGCTCAGATCCGCCACTTCGACGCGCGCCTCGCGGACATCGCAGAGCGGAACTTCATCCAGGCCGGCCAGGTCAGCCTGGGAGTCGCGGCGCTCATCGCCGCCGCCGTTCTCGCCGTGCTCTTCGCGGCGTTCCCCGGCGACGCCGACCGCCCCTGA
- a CDS encoding S8 family serine peptidase produces the protein MLAVTTTALLATGAATSAATPSPQPAAPAASSTAETPVERLIVGYKSRAAEAASDSAADKDAQAKGKKAGESVGFDRRLGTGAALLDLGGKLDEGEASDVMEAFRADPDVAYVVPDTRMYATAVSPNDTEYSRQWDLFESTAGMNVPAAWDKATGQGVKVAVIDTGYVAHSDLAANVVSGYDFISDPFIAQDGGGRDGNAADPGDWMDRGECGVDEAGLPVPGQDIDNSWHGTHVAGTIAAAADNGKGVVGIAHDATIQPVRVLGKCGGMTSDIIDAITWASGGSVQGVANNPYPADVINMSLGGEGGCDSGTQSAINAAVGRGTTIVVAAGNDNANAAYFNPASCSNVITVAASDRQGNRAYYSNYGTVVDITAPGGETSPSSSNGILSTLNSGSRSVGSENYVAYQGTSMAAPHIAGLAALMVDANPSLTPAQIESTIKSKARTLPGSCSGGCGAGLADAGAALGAGGGTPTGSNVFRNTADVSIPDNGSWVTSSVSVTGRSGNAPSSLKIDVDIKHTYRGDLIIEIVAPNGSSARLKEASGDSTANLLTTYTVDASGVAANGTWKLRVSDVYSGDTGYIDSWGLTF, from the coding sequence GTGCTCGCGGTGACGACCACCGCACTTCTCGCCACGGGAGCCGCAACCTCCGCCGCAACCCCCTCCCCGCAGCCCGCCGCCCCCGCGGCGAGCTCCACCGCGGAAACGCCCGTCGAACGCCTGATCGTCGGATACAAGTCCCGCGCGGCGGAGGCCGCATCGGACTCCGCCGCGGACAAGGACGCCCAGGCCAAGGGGAAGAAGGCCGGTGAGTCGGTCGGCTTCGACCGCCGCCTCGGCACCGGCGCCGCCCTTCTCGACCTCGGCGGCAAGCTGGACGAGGGCGAAGCCTCCGACGTCATGGAAGCCTTCCGCGCCGACCCCGACGTGGCCTACGTCGTCCCGGACACCCGTATGTACGCCACGGCCGTCTCCCCGAACGACACGGAGTACAGCCGCCAGTGGGACCTCTTCGAGAGCACCGCGGGCATGAACGTTCCCGCGGCCTGGGACAAGGCCACCGGACAGGGCGTCAAGGTCGCCGTGATCGACACCGGTTACGTCGCGCACTCGGACCTCGCCGCCAACGTCGTCAGCGGCTACGACTTCATCTCCGACCCGTTCATCGCCCAGGACGGCGGCGGCAGGGACGGCAACGCGGCCGACCCCGGCGACTGGATGGACCGCGGCGAGTGCGGTGTCGACGAGGCCGGCCTGCCCGTGCCGGGGCAGGACATCGACAACTCCTGGCACGGCACGCACGTCGCGGGCACGATCGCCGCGGCCGCGGACAACGGCAAGGGCGTGGTGGGCATCGCCCACGACGCGACCATCCAGCCGGTGCGCGTGCTCGGCAAGTGCGGTGGGATGACGTCCGACATCATCGACGCCATCACCTGGGCGTCCGGCGGCTCCGTGCAGGGGGTGGCGAACAACCCGTACCCCGCGGACGTCATCAACATGAGCCTCGGCGGCGAGGGCGGCTGCGACTCCGGCACCCAGAGCGCGATCAACGCGGCCGTGGGCCGCGGGACCACGATCGTCGTCGCCGCGGGCAACGACAACGCCAACGCCGCCTACTTCAACCCGGCCAGCTGCAGCAACGTCATCACCGTCGCCGCGAGCGACCGCCAGGGCAACCGCGCCTACTACTCCAACTACGGCACCGTCGTCGACATCACCGCCCCCGGTGGCGAGACCTCGCCGAGCAGCTCCAACGGCATCCTCTCCACGCTCAACAGCGGTTCGCGCAGTGTCGGGAGCGAGAACTACGTCGCCTACCAGGGCACCAGCATGGCCGCCCCGCACATCGCCGGCCTCGCCGCGCTGATGGTCGACGCCAACCCGTCCCTGACCCCGGCGCAGATCGAGTCGACGATCAAGAGCAAGGCCCGCACGCTGCCGGGTTCCTGCTCCGGTGGCTGCGGCGCCGGCCTCGCCGACGCGGGTGCCGCTCTCGGCGCCGGCGGCGGCACGCCCACGGGCTCGAACGTCTTCCGCAACACCGCCGACGTCAGCATCCCCGACAACGGCAGCTGGGTGACCTCGTCCGTGTCGGTGACCGGGCGCAGCGGCAACGCCCCGTCGAGCCTGAAGATCGACGTGGACATCAAGCACACCTACCGCGGTGACCTGATCATCGAGATCGTCGCCCCGAACGGCTCGTCGGCGCGCCTGAAGGAAGCGTCCGGCGACAGCACCGCGAACCTGCTCACCACCTACACCGTCGACGCCTCCGGGGTCGCGGCGAACGGCACCTGGAAGCTGCGGGTGTCCGATGTCTACTCGGGCGACACCGGGTACATCGACTCCTGGGGCCTGACCTTCTGA
- a CDS encoding helix-turn-helix transcriptional regulator, with protein MSTPVWERRLRRTLASETAEPLLVLAAGAAGTGKSHLARRLADLPEATGAEVLTWTCGEGAAAPEPAGDGPVLLLVDDLHRADAAERSALRLLLERSRPSRATVVLYRPEELPHPGLPLGTPPLRYPRDMVVLEHRVTPWTTEQVQRTAAAALGDRCSPEAVVRLHEQSGGVAQVVTDLLVVLGERDLQRYTAADVDAAGVPVRLAELALSRTASLPASQRAVVWAAAVLGEPVTREELLTVAEGATSGRPPGGACENGTAPAGRAGRNPVLDDALAGALDAAVLAEYAGLRYGWPVPLAARAVRRVLPGPVRQELHARAADVLVRRQPVPWMSLARHRREAGRVKAWLRAVERAAALATGAGDHQAAIKLLEEALASPEIPRAARAGLAPRLADIAVNGLRSDQTVEVLSQIVEDESLPAVLRGEIRLDLGLLLCNQVGMGGTGWTELERAAAELRSERPGLSARAMSALAMPYWPGSSIDVHRAWLEGAAVAADDSGDEVVRTAVRANRAGLAMSCGDPEGWDLLKSLPTDHPDPGIRRHAARGLCNAADSAVWLGHFAGAEDLLHEGLELSARSGAPYTEHTALGARLLLEWFTGRWAGLAERCEEFVAATADMPVISADARMVRGMLALAQGDWGAALSWLAGPDASSAEHAAAPHAAATSGALIRLALARQDVPAAAEEAGSAWRKAAAKGVWVWAAELAPWAVEAVARAGEVAAARAMVEELSSGLAGVDAPSATAALSWSRAALAEVDGRPLDAVPLYREAAAAFDRAPRPYARALAAEGAARCTLEAFGADVRDSSERQDDPGAAAALAVDELTSCTALFTELGAVWDAARARAVLRRHQPAKEGRPPGRPAYGGQLSPREREVAELAAAGLTNKEIAGILHLSPRTVEQHVARAMRKQGTPSRQELAEWRGPAAPEGPERTRIATVGAPGDA; from the coding sequence ATGAGTACACCGGTCTGGGAGCGCAGGCTGCGACGGACCCTCGCGTCGGAGACGGCCGAGCCGTTGCTCGTCCTTGCGGCCGGAGCCGCCGGCACCGGAAAGAGCCACCTCGCACGGCGTCTCGCCGATCTGCCCGAGGCCACCGGCGCCGAGGTGCTCACCTGGACCTGCGGCGAGGGCGCCGCCGCGCCCGAGCCGGCAGGCGACGGGCCGGTCCTGCTCCTGGTCGACGACCTGCACCGCGCGGACGCCGCCGAACGCAGCGCACTGCGCCTGCTGCTGGAACGGTCCCGACCCTCGCGCGCGACCGTGGTGCTCTACCGGCCCGAGGAACTGCCCCACCCCGGTCTGCCGCTGGGCACCCCGCCACTGCGCTACCCGCGCGACATGGTCGTCCTCGAGCACCGGGTCACGCCGTGGACCACCGAGCAGGTGCAGCGGACCGCGGCGGCCGCCCTCGGCGACCGATGCTCACCCGAGGCCGTCGTCCGGCTGCACGAGCAGTCCGGTGGTGTGGCGCAGGTGGTGACGGACCTGCTGGTGGTACTGGGCGAACGGGACCTGCAGCGGTACACCGCGGCCGACGTGGACGCCGCGGGCGTGCCCGTCCGCCTCGCCGAACTGGCGCTGAGCCGGACGGCCTCGCTGCCCGCGTCGCAGCGGGCCGTGGTGTGGGCCGCCGCGGTGCTGGGAGAGCCGGTGACGCGGGAGGAACTGCTGACGGTCGCCGAGGGGGCGACGTCCGGTCGGCCGCCCGGCGGCGCCTGCGAGAACGGAACCGCGCCCGCGGGGAGAGCCGGGCGGAACCCCGTGCTCGACGACGCGCTGGCCGGAGCGCTCGATGCGGCCGTGCTCGCCGAGTACGCGGGCCTCCGGTACGGGTGGCCCGTCCCGCTCGCCGCGCGCGCCGTGCGCCGGGTGCTGCCCGGCCCCGTACGGCAGGAACTGCATGCGAGGGCCGCCGACGTGCTGGTGCGCAGGCAGCCCGTGCCCTGGATGTCGCTCGCGCGGCACCGCCGGGAGGCCGGCCGGGTCAAGGCCTGGTTGCGTGCCGTGGAACGGGCCGCTGCCCTGGCCACCGGGGCCGGAGACCACCAGGCAGCGATCAAGCTGCTGGAGGAGGCCCTCGCGTCGCCGGAAATACCCCGTGCCGCCCGGGCCGGGCTGGCGCCGCGACTGGCTGACATCGCTGTCAACGGGCTGCGCTCGGACCAGACCGTCGAGGTGCTCTCGCAGATCGTGGAGGACGAGAGCCTTCCCGCCGTGTTGCGCGGCGAGATCCGTCTCGACCTGGGACTGCTGCTGTGCAATCAGGTCGGGATGGGCGGCACCGGGTGGACCGAGCTGGAGCGTGCCGCCGCCGAACTTCGCAGCGAGCGCCCCGGATTGTCCGCACGTGCCATGTCGGCGCTCGCGATGCCGTACTGGCCCGGCTCCTCCATCGACGTCCACCGCGCATGGCTCGAGGGTGCCGCGGTGGCCGCGGACGACAGCGGTGACGAAGTCGTCCGCACGGCGGTGCGGGCCAACCGCGCCGGGCTGGCGATGAGTTGCGGTGACCCCGAGGGCTGGGACCTGCTGAAGTCGCTGCCCACCGACCACCCCGACCCCGGCATCCGCCGGCACGCCGCCCGCGGGCTGTGCAACGCCGCCGACTCGGCGGTGTGGCTCGGCCACTTCGCAGGGGCCGAGGACCTGCTGCACGAGGGGCTCGAGCTGTCGGCACGCAGTGGTGCCCCGTACACCGAGCACACCGCCCTGGGCGCGAGGCTGCTGCTGGAGTGGTTCACCGGGCGCTGGGCGGGGCTGGCGGAGCGCTGCGAGGAGTTCGTCGCCGCGACCGCCGACATGCCGGTCATCAGTGCGGACGCGCGCATGGTCCGCGGGATGCTCGCCCTCGCCCAGGGCGACTGGGGCGCCGCGCTCTCGTGGCTGGCCGGCCCTGACGCGTCCTCGGCCGAGCATGCCGCCGCGCCGCATGCCGCCGCCACGTCCGGAGCCCTGATCCGGTTGGCGCTGGCCCGTCAGGACGTGCCGGCGGCGGCCGAGGAGGCCGGGAGCGCCTGGCGGAAGGCCGCGGCGAAGGGCGTGTGGGTGTGGGCCGCGGAGCTGGCTCCCTGGGCCGTCGAGGCGGTGGCCCGGGCGGGCGAGGTGGCTGCGGCCCGTGCCATGGTCGAGGAGTTGTCGTCCGGCTTGGCCGGGGTGGACGCGCCCTCCGCCACGGCCGCGTTGAGCTGGAGCCGGGCGGCACTGGCCGAGGTGGACGGCCGCCCGCTGGACGCCGTCCCCCTGTACCGTGAGGCCGCCGCGGCCTTCGATCGCGCACCGCGCCCCTACGCGCGGGCGCTGGCCGCCGAGGGAGCGGCACGCTGCACGCTCGAGGCGTTCGGGGCGGACGTCCGTGATTCGTCCGAGCGGCAGGACGATCCCGGAGCGGCCGCCGCCCTCGCCGTCGACGAACTGACGTCCTGCACGGCTCTGTTCACCGAGCTCGGCGCGGTGTGGGATGCCGCCCGTGCCCGCGCCGTGCTCCGCCGTCACCAGCCGGCCAAGGAGGGCCGTCCGCCGGGTCGTCCCGCGTACGGGGGTCAACTCTCCCCGCGCGAACGGGAGGTCGCCGAGCTCGCGGCGGCCGGGCTCACCAACAAGGAGATCGCGGGGATCCTGCATCTGTCACCGCGTACGGTCGAGCAGCACGTCGCCCGGGCCATGCGGAAGCAGGGGACGCCCTCTCGCCAGGAGCTCGCCGAGTGGCGGGGGCCGGCCGCGCCGGAGGGGCCGGAGCGGACGCGGATCGCCACGGTCGGCGCTCCAGGCGACGCCTGA
- a CDS encoding NB-ARC domain-containing protein produces MDPAVLAATSASIVGALTTDAWQQVRDRTVRLFRSVRPERAENLSAQLAEARDLMLAAEGGGGTRVAYELTVTLQRHLQDLVSDDSLAEHQLQWLVGELLTLAPGPEPSSPHSPLLHQTLGFQRDSAVQGQQIVARTFGPALPGPPSVVSGPWTSTHSVLDRLGGAARMLPRAVPTFTGRDEEMHELLHVPDTTETSPVYLLHGMPGAGKTALAVRAAHRLTERFPDGQLFINLRGHDPADSPAVPFQLLGSLLTAAGVPPDVQPGSVHGRAGLWRSWLSSKRVLIVLDDAADFSQVEPMLPGYPGCLTLVTSRLHLEAAEVTKAVPVDVLPPEASAQLFDRLLRHRGFEGDARDVPEIARLCGNLPLALVLAAGVLLAHPTWQVPHLVEELSHSTRRVNRLTSGRDSLTNALSTSVRSLGPTEQRFLRFLCMHPGPELEKRAAAVLAGTTVDYADTCLDSLYRHSLLTEISPGRFRMHVLLTSYLNALSAELPDEEAEEAPRRRLVDYYRRTAVAAYLLETQQDIAALEIPLPESAPALSGPSQAAAWLASELDNLAACTQYSADHPEAVADLATIVTAYLLREGDDGLRTAHELVHAGRRRVAGRGDIRADALFTHLSGLLAIAGGDLPRAVTDLGRAAETSRDDTWALGTARALYTLHLALRLSDRPDDALTALEEAVRWFKHAGDHQGLAKARRKLAALTPAVPHEPAPSTSLPARAAADDFLTQLENLTLAMHAQRGAGRRDTAALTDEQAAEPGLVLPGSGGSGKEPPEPPPGTADFFDDEQHDPAAADGSESQADEDGLVQPDLSVEALDAVDDQHINFWFADAPSDEQPLRTGQNYTGCFQVGPDHPDNLTAGEPGQRIIPAGDIPDAGLLTHWLVWSTTSELSLPDAADTRATESITAAGDTQQWMVEFELLIPPQGESEQRLVTITPRTPGTARIDVQVLVGNDPYRDLTIEFPVDEERSGPTSPDTDLPIEPDVHAPRDQSADVPTPRHSTQPTAPADTTRSAGQGHKALRPRKLHRTLRIQERRGRRARETGLLVPHQWQRAGSTLSLFVNPPRAWWTMEVDGAPGKRRKGTIAWAPQPVAEQRVREAQEALERFRQERGDRYNTITAADVASRLRAFTPRTDWSLAPRASETDRQAWGEDALSAELHDLAHAGRRLYHAMFPRRSELESLISELAPGDRLRIFWEPGEPQHVPWSLLYRGSPPGTGQPVDPQDFLGLRLRVSHVPYPLSGPRSIDRHGARAHLMYWGGLTDDATLRTAQEHASELATWRPLVLPRQKDRRKEELSEFLFDPAPVELIYVFCQAATGAGNRPSLRFGSTNDPCDVLNLSDMGDADLDDHPLVFLNACETSAAHHTYSNELQNMFLGRGCRAYIGTESKVPTVFAARFACVFFHFLYTRPRNGEPTAAGEALSQARKFFWDEYRSIGGLFYNYVNDDQIFVAHPDEVAALRQPGQHAVPTR; encoded by the coding sequence ATGGATCCTGCTGTTCTGGCGGCGACATCAGCATCGATCGTGGGGGCGCTGACCACCGACGCCTGGCAGCAGGTGCGGGACCGTACGGTGCGGCTGTTCCGCAGCGTACGCCCCGAGCGGGCCGAGAATCTGTCCGCCCAGCTCGCAGAGGCGCGCGATCTCATGCTGGCCGCGGAGGGCGGTGGCGGAACCCGCGTCGCGTACGAATTGACGGTCACTCTACAGCGTCACCTGCAGGATCTCGTCAGCGACGACTCCCTGGCCGAGCATCAGCTTCAATGGCTCGTCGGTGAACTGCTGACACTGGCACCGGGCCCTGAACCTTCCTCCCCTCATTCGCCCCTGCTGCACCAGACCTTGGGCTTTCAACGCGATTCAGCCGTACAGGGCCAGCAGATCGTGGCACGCACATTCGGACCAGCCCTGCCCGGTCCTCCGTCCGTCGTGTCCGGGCCATGGACGTCGACTCACTCCGTGCTCGACCGGCTCGGCGGTGCCGCGCGGATGCTGCCGCGAGCCGTACCGACGTTCACCGGCCGGGACGAGGAGATGCACGAGCTGCTCCATGTGCCGGACACCACCGAGACCTCGCCCGTGTACCTGCTGCACGGCATGCCGGGGGCCGGGAAGACCGCACTGGCCGTTCGCGCGGCCCATCGGCTCACCGAGCGGTTCCCTGACGGGCAACTGTTCATCAACCTGCGCGGTCACGACCCCGCCGACAGCCCGGCGGTGCCGTTCCAGCTCCTCGGCTCACTGCTGACGGCCGCGGGCGTTCCGCCGGACGTCCAGCCCGGCAGCGTCCACGGACGCGCCGGACTGTGGAGAAGCTGGCTGTCGTCCAAGCGCGTACTCATCGTCCTCGACGACGCAGCCGACTTCAGCCAGGTCGAGCCCATGCTTCCCGGCTATCCCGGGTGCCTGACCCTGGTGACCAGTCGCCTCCACCTCGAGGCCGCCGAGGTGACCAAAGCGGTTCCCGTCGACGTCCTGCCTCCTGAGGCCTCGGCACAGCTCTTCGACCGCCTGCTCAGACACCGCGGGTTCGAAGGGGACGCGCGGGACGTGCCCGAGATCGCCCGCCTCTGCGGCAACCTGCCCCTCGCCCTGGTGCTCGCCGCCGGCGTTCTGCTCGCGCACCCCACCTGGCAGGTCCCGCACCTCGTGGAGGAGCTGTCCCACTCCACCCGCCGTGTCAACCGGCTGACCAGCGGCCGGGACTCCCTCACCAACGCGCTGAGCACATCCGTGCGCAGCCTCGGGCCGACCGAACAGAGATTCCTGCGCTTCCTGTGCATGCACCCGGGCCCGGAGCTGGAAAAGCGAGCAGCCGCCGTACTGGCCGGCACGACGGTGGACTACGCCGACACCTGCCTCGACTCGCTCTACCGCCACAGCCTCCTCACGGAGATCTCGCCGGGGCGCTTCCGGATGCACGTTCTCCTCACCTCGTACCTCAACGCCCTCTCGGCGGAACTGCCGGACGAGGAGGCCGAAGAAGCTCCTCGGCGCCGCCTCGTCGACTACTACCGCCGCACCGCCGTAGCCGCCTACCTCCTCGAAACGCAGCAGGACATCGCCGCACTGGAGATCCCGCTGCCCGAGTCCGCACCGGCCCTCAGCGGCCCCTCCCAGGCCGCGGCCTGGCTGGCATCCGAACTGGACAACCTCGCCGCCTGCACCCAGTACAGCGCGGATCATCCGGAAGCCGTGGCCGACCTCGCCACCATCGTGACCGCCTACCTCCTGCGCGAAGGCGACGACGGCCTGCGCACCGCACACGAACTCGTCCACGCCGGCCGTCGCAGAGTGGCCGGCCGAGGGGACATCCGAGCCGATGCCCTGTTCACCCACCTGTCAGGGCTGCTCGCCATCGCAGGGGGTGATCTCCCCCGTGCCGTGACCGATCTCGGACGCGCCGCGGAGACCAGCCGCGACGACACGTGGGCACTCGGAACGGCACGCGCGCTCTACACACTGCACCTCGCCTTGAGGCTCTCCGACCGACCCGATGACGCCCTCACCGCCCTCGAAGAAGCCGTGCGATGGTTCAAGCACGCCGGCGACCACCAGGGACTTGCCAAGGCCCGACGGAAACTGGCCGCGCTCACGCCGGCCGTTCCGCACGAGCCGGCACCGTCGACGAGTCTGCCCGCCCGGGCGGCGGCGGACGACTTCCTGACTCAGCTCGAGAACCTCACCCTCGCCATGCACGCCCAGCGGGGCGCCGGACGGCGCGACACCGCGGCGCTCACGGACGAACAGGCCGCCGAACCGGGCCTCGTCCTCCCCGGCAGCGGGGGGAGCGGCAAGGAGCCTCCTGAGCCACCGCCGGGTACGGCCGACTTCTTCGACGACGAGCAGCACGATCCGGCCGCGGCCGACGGCAGCGAATCCCAGGCGGACGAGGACGGACTCGTGCAGCCGGATCTCTCCGTGGAGGCCCTGGACGCGGTCGACGACCAGCACATCAACTTCTGGTTCGCCGACGCCCCATCGGACGAGCAACCGCTGCGGACGGGGCAGAACTACACCGGCTGCTTCCAGGTCGGCCCCGACCACCCGGACAACCTGACCGCGGGGGAGCCCGGTCAGCGCATCATCCCCGCCGGCGACATCCCTGACGCCGGACTCCTCACGCACTGGCTCGTGTGGTCCACCACCAGCGAACTGTCCCTGCCCGACGCCGCAGACACCCGGGCAACGGAGAGCATCACGGCAGCGGGCGACACACAGCAGTGGATGGTCGAGTTCGAGCTCCTGATCCCCCCGCAGGGCGAGTCCGAGCAGCGCCTGGTCACCATCACACCGCGCACGCCCGGCACGGCACGCATCGACGTGCAGGTCCTGGTGGGCAACGACCCCTACCGTGACCTGACCATCGAGTTCCCCGTCGACGAGGAGCGGTCGGGTCCAACCTCACCCGACACAGATCTCCCGATCGAGCCTGACGTCCACGCCCCCAGGGACCAGTCTGCGGACGTCCCGACCCCCCGCCACTCCACCCAGCCGACAGCACCGGCAGACACCACCCGTTCCGCCGGCCAGGGCCACAAGGCGTTACGGCCGCGCAAGCTCCACCGCACCCTCCGGATACAGGAGCGCCGGGGCAGGCGCGCCCGCGAGACCGGCCTTCTCGTCCCGCACCAGTGGCAACGAGCGGGCAGCACGCTCTCACTGTTCGTCAACCCGCCCCGCGCCTGGTGGACGATGGAGGTCGACGGCGCGCCCGGCAAGCGCCGCAAGGGGACGATCGCCTGGGCACCGCAACCCGTCGCCGAGCAGAGAGTCCGTGAAGCCCAGGAAGCCCTGGAACGGTTCAGGCAGGAGCGGGGCGACCGGTACAACACGATCACCGCCGCGGACGTCGCCTCCCGGTTGCGGGCGTTCACGCCACGCACCGACTGGTCTCTCGCCCCCCGCGCATCCGAGACGGACCGGCAGGCATGGGGCGAGGACGCCCTCAGCGCCGAACTGCACGACCTCGCCCATGCCGGCCGTCGGCTCTACCACGCCATGTTCCCCCGCAGGAGCGAACTGGAATCGCTCATCAGCGAACTCGCCCCGGGGGACCGGCTGCGCATCTTCTGGGAGCCGGGGGAGCCCCAACACGTCCCGTGGTCCCTCCTCTACCGCGGCAGCCCTCCCGGTACGGGACAACCGGTCGACCCCCAAGACTTCCTCGGCCTGCGCCTGAGGGTCAGCCACGTGCCGTACCCGCTGAGTGGTCCGCGCTCCATCGACAGGCATGGAGCCCGAGCCCATCTCATGTACTGGGGCGGACTGACCGACGACGCGACGCTGAGGACCGCGCAGGAGCACGCGTCGGAGCTCGCCACTTGGCGCCCGCTCGTCCTCCCCAGACAGAAGGACCGCCGCAAGGAAGAGCTCTCGGAGTTCCTCTTCGACCCCGCGCCCGTAGAGCTCATCTACGTCTTCTGCCAGGCCGCGACCGGAGCAGGCAACAGGCCCAGCCTGCGATTCGGCAGCACCAACGACCCCTGTGACGTCCTCAACCTCTCGGACATGGGCGACGCGGACCTCGACGACCACCCGTTGGTCTTCCTCAACGCCTGCGAGACATCAGCAGCGCACCACACCTACAGCAACGAACTGCAGAACATGTTCCTGGGCCGCGGCTGCCGCGCCTACATCGGCACCGAGAGCAAAGTCCCCACCGTGTTCGCGGCCCGCTTCGCCTGCGTCTTCTTCCACTTCCTCTACACCCGGCCCCGCAACGGTGAACCCACCGCCGCCGGGGAGGCACTCTCCCAAGCCCGCAAGTTCTTCTGGGACGAGTACCGCAGCATCGGCGGTCTCTTCTACAACTACGTCAACGACGACCAGATCTTCGTCGCCCACCCCGACGAAGTGGCCGCCCTGCGACAGCCCGGCCAGCACGCCGTTCCGACACGATGA